One Pseudonocardia sediminis DNA window includes the following coding sequences:
- a CDS encoding DUF742 domain-containing protein encodes MTSEVGMGRSETGRTGARFGAPARRAGHTPDPEFPHGRPPEEPEPVEAVAEFSGEAPLPAGARFGGQTRRQRKAAAKAAAEAAVTAEAPPAPEPPHAEEPAEPPDERGRAWETTPMPRFVDEPEPAAATTRAVRPYVVTGGRTRARMELRIETLVTATGGPGQADVGERRTVLELCSRPRSVSEVAALTKVPLGVARVLIGDLAGEGRLRVHVGVDAATGPDMALLDRVLSGLRNL; translated from the coding sequence GTGACGAGTGAGGTGGGGATGGGCCGTTCGGAGACCGGTCGTACCGGTGCCCGGTTCGGTGCGCCCGCCCGCCGGGCCGGGCACACCCCGGACCCCGAGTTCCCGCACGGGCGCCCGCCCGAGGAGCCCGAGCCCGTCGAGGCCGTCGCCGAGTTCTCCGGCGAGGCCCCGCTCCCGGCCGGAGCCCGCTTCGGCGGACAGACCCGCAGGCAGCGCAAGGCCGCCGCGAAGGCCGCGGCGGAGGCCGCGGTGACCGCCGAGGCACCGCCGGCACCGGAACCGCCGCATGCCGAGGAACCCGCCGAGCCCCCGGACGAGCGGGGACGGGCGTGGGAGACCACCCCGATGCCGCGCTTCGTCGACGAGCCCGAGCCCGCCGCCGCGACCACCCGCGCGGTCCGGCCCTACGTCGTCACCGGCGGGCGCACCCGCGCCCGGATGGAACTGCGGATCGAGACGCTCGTGACGGCCACCGGAGGTCCCGGCCAGGCCGACGTCGGCGAACGCCGGACGGTGCTGGAGCTGTGCTCGCGGCCGCGCTCGGTGAGCGAGGTCGCCGCGCTGACGAAGGTCCCCCTCGGTGTGGCCCGGGTTCTGATCGGCGACCTGGCCGGCGAGGGACGCCTGCGGGTGCACGTCGGTGTCGACGCGGCCACCGGGCCGGACATGGCGCTGCTCGACCGGGTCCTCTCCGGACTGCGCAACCTCTGA
- a CDS encoding alpha/beta hydrolase produces the protein MPLDPIFRTMLDTLESAGALPLIRGSAVESREHYRALSLSRRGPDFVPEEVASVVEDAADGPHGPVPVRIYHPATDGGAVVLWLHGGGWVLGDLDTHDPLCRRVANALGAVVVSADYRLAPEYPHPAPLDDSEAALRAVAQWFPGRPIGVAGDSAGASLAAGLALRARDGGPAVAAQLLFYPSTDPAQSQPSTAENGEGYFLTASDMRWFYEQYLPGGSDDPQVDLLHADVRGVAPAVVATAEFDPLRDEGLAYADLLDRAGVTVRRIPGPGLIHGYAAFLGVVDAAERAAADALNGFKELLTPG, from the coding sequence ATGCCGCTCGACCCGATCTTCCGCACGATGCTCGACACCCTCGAGAGCGCCGGCGCGCTGCCGCTGATCCGGGGCTCCGCCGTCGAGTCCCGGGAGCACTACCGCGCGTTGTCTCTGTCGCGCCGCGGGCCGGACTTCGTGCCCGAGGAGGTCGCCTCCGTCGTCGAGGACGCCGCGGACGGGCCGCACGGGCCGGTCCCGGTGCGGATCTACCACCCGGCGACGGACGGCGGCGCCGTCGTGCTGTGGCTGCACGGGGGAGGGTGGGTGCTCGGCGACCTCGACACCCACGACCCGCTCTGCCGGCGGGTGGCGAACGCGCTCGGCGCGGTCGTCGTCTCGGCGGACTACCGGCTCGCCCCCGAGTACCCGCACCCGGCGCCGCTCGACGACTCCGAGGCCGCGCTGCGAGCGGTGGCGCAGTGGTTCCCGGGCCGGCCGATCGGCGTGGCCGGCGACAGCGCCGGGGCGAGCCTGGCCGCCGGCCTGGCCCTGCGCGCCCGGGACGGGGGACCGGCCGTGGCCGCGCAGCTGCTGTTCTACCCCTCGACCGACCCGGCGCAGTCGCAGCCCTCGACGGCCGAGAACGGCGAGGGCTACTTCCTGACCGCGTCCGACATGCGCTGGTTCTACGAGCAGTACCTGCCCGGCGGCTCCGACGACCCGCAGGTCGACCTGCTGCACGCCGACGTCCGCGGCGTCGCACCGGCGGTGGTCGCGACCGCGGAGTTCGACCCCCTGCGCGACGAGGGCCTGGCCTACGCCGACCTGCTCGACCGGGCCGGCGTCACCGTCCGGCGCATCCCGGGGCCGGGCCTGATCCACGGCTATGCGGCGTTCCTCGGCGTGGTCGACGCGGCCGAACGGGCGGCGGCCGATGCTCTGAACGGGTTCAAGGAGCTGCTCACTCCTGGGTGA
- a CDS encoding GntR family transcriptional regulator, whose translation MLIRVDPSSPTPLGDQVAASVRRAVAEGQVSAGDRLPPAREVASSLGINLHTVLRGYQQLRDEGLVDLRRGRGAVLTAAATGGHAEITERATELVALARRLGLGEDDVLGMVRGAFR comes from the coding sequence GTGCTGATCCGCGTCGACCCGTCGTCGCCGACGCCGCTGGGAGACCAGGTCGCCGCGTCGGTGCGCCGTGCGGTGGCCGAGGGGCAGGTGAGCGCCGGGGACCGGTTGCCACCGGCGCGGGAGGTCGCGTCGTCGCTGGGCATCAACCTGCACACGGTGCTGCGGGGCTACCAGCAGCTGCGCGACGAGGGCCTGGTCGACCTGCGCCGTGGACGGGGCGCGGTGCTGACCGCCGCGGCCACCGGTGGGCACGCCGAGATCACCGAGCGGGCGACCGAGCTCGTCGCCCTCGCCCGACGGCTGGGCCTGGGCGAGGACGACGTGCTCGGGATGGTGCGCGGAGCGTTCCGGTAG
- a CDS encoding acyl-CoA dehydrogenase family protein produces MSDSSTASSGSAEVMEAPIPVLPAPYHSPEREALQKQARDFAMGRVLPLANELDPQKGEIPRELIDEMAELGYFGITVPKENGGLGLGAFEYCMVAEELARAWMSVGSIIARAQGAGTGVADSERRGELLHRSATGAWIGAIALSEPDAGSDLAGVETRAVRDGDEFVITGHKRWTGNAKAADFIQVLVRTEDPEPGEKRSAGLATVVVEKERDSFPDGLTGTPIDKIGYHGFVTWDLHFDGLRVPVSNQLGSGGEGFADAQAWLNIARVHTAARAVGLARAAVEDSIGYLQERRQFEHPIGDFQALRFKLATMAARVEQARSFYQHVAHRLDQGEPCEREAAMVKLLATEMAAEVTGDGIQLHGGNGYTTERQVERHWRDARLTTIFEGTSEIQMKIISDRLLPRAGTS; encoded by the coding sequence ATGAGCGACTCGTCGACTGCGTCGTCCGGCTCCGCCGAGGTCATGGAGGCGCCGATCCCGGTCCTGCCCGCCCCGTACCACTCCCCGGAGCGCGAGGCCCTGCAGAAACAGGCCCGGGACTTCGCGATGGGCCGCGTCCTGCCCCTGGCCAACGAGCTGGACCCGCAGAAGGGCGAGATCCCGCGGGAGCTGATCGACGAGATGGCCGAGCTCGGCTACTTCGGGATCACGGTGCCGAAGGAGAACGGCGGCCTCGGGCTCGGCGCGTTCGAGTACTGCATGGTGGCCGAGGAGCTGGCCCGGGCGTGGATGAGCGTCGGGTCGATCATCGCCCGCGCCCAGGGCGCCGGGACCGGCGTCGCCGACTCCGAGCGCCGCGGAGAGCTCCTGCACCGCAGCGCCACGGGGGCCTGGATCGGCGCGATCGCGCTGTCCGAGCCCGACGCCGGGTCCGACCTCGCCGGCGTGGAGACCCGCGCCGTCCGCGACGGCGACGAGTTCGTGATCACCGGGCACAAGCGCTGGACCGGCAACGCGAAGGCCGCCGACTTCATCCAGGTCCTGGTCCGCACCGAGGACCCGGAGCCGGGGGAGAAGCGCTCGGCCGGGCTGGCGACGGTCGTGGTGGAGAAGGAGCGGGACTCCTTCCCCGACGGCCTCACCGGCACCCCGATCGACAAGATCGGCTACCACGGCTTCGTCACCTGGGACCTGCACTTCGACGGCCTGCGCGTCCCGGTGTCGAACCAGCTCGGCTCCGGCGGCGAGGGCTTCGCCGACGCCCAGGCCTGGCTCAACATCGCCCGGGTGCACACCGCCGCCCGTGCGGTCGGGCTGGCCCGCGCCGCGGTCGAGGACTCGATCGGCTACCTGCAGGAGCGGCGGCAGTTCGAGCACCCGATCGGCGACTTCCAGGCCCTGCGCTTCAAGCTGGCCACGATGGCCGCGCGGGTCGAGCAGGCGCGGTCGTTCTACCAGCACGTGGCGCACCGCCTGGACCAGGGCGAACCGTGCGAGCGGGAGGCCGCGATGGTGAAGCTGCTGGCCACCGAGATGGCCGCGGAGGTGACCGGCGACGGCATCCAGCTGCACGGCGGCAACGGCTACACCACCGAGCGCCAGGTGGAACGGCACTGGCGCGACGCCCGTCTGACGACGATCTTCGAGGGCACCAGCGAGATCCAGATGAAGATCATCTCGGACCGTCTTCTGCCCCGCGCCGGCACGAGCTGA
- a CDS encoding DUF1932 domain-containing protein, with product MRALPARPVIGILHPGVMGAALGSALKARAGAVIWADAGRTHATAKRAEIADLVAVPDVADLARRAHMIISICPPHAARDVAGQVAAALEGRDECPLYVDANAVSPRTVADIEGILGTGTVCDGAIIGPPAWERGKTVFWLSGPGAATVADLFADTPFDARVLGDEIGTASGLKACFALQSKALPTVWLAIESAAARFGVTDALRDELDRTGAGYDAALAAVRDRADGKAWRWAGEMDEAGDALAAIGVPDGFSRAAAEMYRREG from the coding sequence GTGAGGGCGCTTCCGGCGCGGCCGGTGATCGGGATCCTGCATCCGGGGGTGATGGGTGCGGCGCTCGGGTCGGCGCTCAAGGCCCGCGCCGGTGCGGTGATCTGGGCCGACGCCGGCCGTACGCACGCCACCGCCAAACGCGCCGAGATCGCGGACCTGGTCGCCGTCCCGGACGTCGCCGACCTCGCCCGGCGCGCCCACATGATCATCTCGATCTGCCCGCCGCACGCCGCCCGCGATGTCGCCGGGCAGGTCGCGGCGGCCCTGGAGGGCCGCGACGAGTGCCCCCTCTACGTCGACGCGAACGCCGTCTCACCCCGGACGGTCGCCGACATCGAGGGGATCCTCGGCACCGGGACGGTGTGCGACGGGGCGATCATCGGGCCACCGGCGTGGGAGCGCGGGAAGACGGTGTTCTGGCTGTCCGGGCCGGGTGCGGCGACCGTCGCGGACCTGTTCGCGGACACCCCGTTCGACGCCCGCGTACTCGGCGACGAGATCGGCACGGCGAGCGGGCTCAAGGCCTGCTTCGCGCTGCAGAGCAAGGCGCTGCCGACGGTGTGGCTCGCGATCGAGTCCGCCGCGGCACGGTTCGGTGTCACCGACGCGCTGCGCGACGAGCTCGACCGCACCGGCGCGGGCTACGACGCGGCGCTGGCGGCCGTCCGCGACAGGGCCGACGGCAAGGCGTGGCGCTGGGCGGGGGAGATGGACGAGGCCGGCGACGCCCTGGCCGCGATCGGGGTCCCCGACGGCTTCTCCCGCGCCGCCGCCGAGATGTACCGCCGCGAGGGCTGA
- a CDS encoding LLM class flavin-dependent oxidoreductase, which produces MTRQLHLGGFQIASHVAHSHAAWRHPGSDLDVLRPEYWHRVGRTLERGRFDFVFFADLLAVPTNFGDSLDEALRRGTQASSTLDPSLVTASIAAVTRHLGVAITKSTTYFHPFEVARIFATLDHLSGGRAAWNIVTSLSRAEARNFGFDQGLDHDLRYDRAQEFVEAAIALWESWEPDALVQDKVGGVFADPAKVHRVDHDGPYFTTRGPLPTPRSPQGRPVLMQAGSSGKGKDFAARWADVIFEIDPTPEGRRAYYDDVKSLASNAGRDPEDVKIFPSFIPFVGETSSIAREKQAFHNDLADPVSGLITLSVHTDHDFSTYDLDTPVEQVEVSGSKGLFDVARRLSERDNLTLREVGKLYAQGVLLPQFVGTASEIADEIEAGFAGGEADGFILSAAQSPGTFDDFVDQVVPELQRRKLFRSEYTGATLRENLGLGSS; this is translated from the coding sequence ATGACCCGGCAACTGCACCTCGGTGGATTCCAGATCGCCTCGCACGTGGCCCACTCGCACGCGGCCTGGCGGCATCCCGGCTCGGACCTCGACGTCCTGCGCCCCGAGTACTGGCACCGCGTCGGCCGCACGCTGGAGCGCGGACGCTTCGACTTCGTCTTCTTCGCCGACCTCCTCGCGGTCCCGACGAACTTCGGCGACAGCCTGGACGAGGCGCTGCGTCGCGGCACGCAGGCGAGCTCCACCCTCGATCCGTCCCTGGTCACCGCCAGCATCGCGGCCGTCACGAGGCACCTCGGCGTGGCGATCACCAAGAGCACGACCTACTTCCATCCGTTCGAGGTGGCGAGGATCTTCGCCACCCTCGACCACCTCAGCGGCGGCCGCGCGGCCTGGAACATCGTGACGTCGCTGTCCCGGGCCGAGGCGCGCAACTTCGGCTTCGACCAGGGCCTCGACCACGACCTGCGCTACGACCGTGCCCAGGAGTTCGTCGAGGCGGCGATCGCGCTCTGGGAGAGCTGGGAGCCGGATGCGCTCGTGCAGGACAAGGTCGGTGGCGTCTTCGCCGACCCGGCCAAGGTGCACCGGGTCGACCACGACGGGCCGTACTTCACGACCCGCGGTCCGTTGCCCACACCCCGCTCACCGCAGGGTCGACCGGTGCTCATGCAGGCCGGATCCTCGGGCAAGGGCAAGGACTTCGCGGCCCGGTGGGCCGACGTGATCTTCGAGATCGACCCGACGCCGGAGGGGCGGCGGGCCTACTACGACGACGTCAAGAGTCTCGCCTCGAACGCCGGCCGGGACCCCGAGGACGTCAAGATCTTCCCGTCGTTCATCCCGTTCGTCGGGGAGACCTCATCGATCGCGCGGGAGAAGCAGGCCTTCCACAACGACCTGGCCGACCCCGTGTCCGGACTGATCACGTTGTCGGTGCACACCGACCACGACTTCTCCACCTACGACCTGGACACGCCCGTCGAGCAGGTCGAGGTCTCCGGCAGCAAGGGCCTGTTCGACGTCGCCCGTCGGCTCAGCGAGCGCGACAACCTGACGTTGCGGGAGGTCGGGAAGCTCTACGCCCAGGGCGTGCTGCTCCCGCAGTTCGTGGGGACGGCCTCGGAGATCGCCGACGAGATCGAGGCGGGTTTCGCCGGTGGCGAGGCGGACGGCTTCATCCTCTCCGCCGCGCAGAGCCCGGGCACCTTCGACGACTTCGTCGACCAGGTCGTCCCCGAGCTGCAGCGGCGCAAGCTGTTCCGCTCGGAGTACACCGGCGCCACGCTGCGGGAGAACCTCGGGCTCGGGAGCTCCTGA
- a CDS encoding putative leader peptide: MFLGVRRRHVDLLRTASARCRVSSAR; the protein is encoded by the coding sequence ATGTTCCTCGGGGTCCGGCGTCGCCACGTCGACCTCCTGCGTACCGCGAGTGCTCGCTGTCGGGTCTCCTCCGCCCGCTGA
- a CDS encoding HpcH/HpaI aldolase family protein, whose protein sequence is MDDLRFAGDMVGGWLQLPSAATAEVIGSVGFDFVVIDAQHGLIGDDALLPMLQALSATGTHALVRVPEHGEGPISRALDRGAAGVIVPLVDTAEQARAAVAACRYPPTGVRSYGPTRLGWQGRDTDAPGLCVVMVETRAAVQTLPEIVAVDGLDAVFVGPSDLALAHGTPLASQHGGDPGYDALLSRITSTCADAGLPTGIWCAGPENLRRYRSLGFSFFGLSAEHALLRAAATTALEQSRAHSG, encoded by the coding sequence ATGGACGATCTCCGCTTCGCCGGCGACATGGTCGGCGGATGGCTCCAGCTCCCCTCCGCCGCGACCGCCGAGGTGATCGGCTCGGTCGGGTTCGACTTCGTGGTGATCGACGCCCAGCACGGCCTGATCGGCGACGACGCGCTGCTCCCGATGCTGCAGGCGCTCTCGGCCACCGGGACGCACGCGCTGGTCCGGGTGCCCGAACACGGCGAGGGTCCGATCAGCCGGGCCCTGGACCGGGGTGCGGCCGGGGTGATCGTGCCGCTGGTGGACACCGCCGAGCAGGCCCGCGCCGCCGTCGCCGCCTGCCGCTACCCGCCGACGGGGGTGCGCAGCTACGGCCCGACCCGGCTCGGCTGGCAGGGCCGTGACACCGACGCCCCCGGCCTGTGCGTGGTCATGGTCGAGACGCGTGCCGCGGTGCAGACGCTGCCGGAGATCGTCGCCGTCGACGGGCTGGACGCGGTGTTCGTCGGCCCCTCGGACCTGGCGCTGGCCCACGGCACCCCGCTGGCGTCGCAGCACGGCGGCGACCCCGGCTACGACGCCCTGCTCTCCCGGATCACCTCGACCTGCGCCGACGCCGGGCTCCCGACCGGCATCTGGTGCGCCGGTCCGGAGAACCTGCGCCGTTACCGGTCGCTGGGCTTCTCGTTCTTCGGTCTCTCGGCCGAGCACGCCCTGCTCCGCGCGGCCGCGACGACCGCGCTGGAGCAGAGCCGGGCTCACTCGGGCTGA
- a CDS encoding YihY/virulence factor BrkB family protein, which translates to MTDQPPADELPADEPVAAGGAWATTKRTLSRAWDDNIFSESAAAAFWQTLSLPPLLLGLLGSLGYVGGWFGPDTVEVVQARIVEFASQVFSRNAVEEIIAPTVDSILTTGRGELVSLGFLISLWSGSSALSSFVDAITRAHDQYGVRNPIWQRTIALLLYLVGLVAGIVALPVLALGPDRVTRLMPVALQDGTASLIGWLYYPVLGVLLMGALTTLYRTALPAKPPWRRCLPGALLAAVVFLVGVTGLRVYLNVITTTGYTYGALAAPIAFLLAAFFIGFAVVIGAHFNASIQHFHPVRLKDRRGTVEQRADDGTTETIPAGTAGPRPVARPQPE; encoded by the coding sequence GTGACCGACCAGCCCCCGGCCGACGAGCTTCCGGCCGACGAGCCCGTAGCGGCCGGCGGCGCGTGGGCCACGACGAAGCGCACGCTGTCCCGGGCCTGGGACGACAACATCTTCTCCGAGTCCGCCGCCGCCGCGTTCTGGCAGACGCTCTCGCTGCCGCCGCTCCTGCTCGGGCTGCTCGGCAGCCTCGGGTACGTCGGCGGCTGGTTCGGCCCGGACACGGTCGAGGTGGTGCAGGCCCGGATCGTGGAGTTCGCGAGCCAGGTGTTCAGCCGCAACGCCGTCGAGGAGATCATCGCCCCGACCGTCGACTCGATCCTGACGACCGGGCGCGGCGAGCTCGTCTCGCTCGGGTTCCTGATCTCGTTGTGGTCGGGATCGTCGGCGCTGTCGTCGTTCGTCGACGCCATCACCCGCGCGCACGACCAGTACGGCGTCCGGAACCCGATCTGGCAGCGGACCATCGCGCTGCTGCTGTACCTGGTCGGGCTCGTCGCCGGGATCGTCGCGCTGCCGGTCCTCGCGCTCGGCCCGGACCGGGTCACGCGCCTGATGCCCGTGGCCCTGCAGGACGGCACCGCATCGCTGATCGGCTGGCTCTACTACCCGGTGCTCGGTGTGCTGCTGATGGGCGCGCTGACCACGCTCTACCGGACCGCTCTACCGGCCAAGCCGCCGTGGCGGCGCTGCCTGCCGGGGGCGCTGCTCGCGGCGGTGGTGTTCCTGGTCGGGGTCACCGGCCTGCGCGTCTACCTGAACGTGATCACCACGACGGGTTACACCTACGGCGCGCTGGCCGCCCCGATCGCCTTCCTGCTGGCCGCGTTCTTCATCGGTTTCGCCGTGGTGATCGGGGCCCACTTCAACGCCTCGATCCAGCACTTCCACCCGGTGCGCCTCAAGGACCGCCGCGGGACGGTCGAACAGAGGGCCGACGACGGGACCACCGAGACGATCCCCGCCGGCACCGCAGGCCCCCGGCCCGTCGCGAGGCCTCAGCCCGAGTGA
- the meaB gene encoding methylmalonyl Co-A mutase-associated GTPase MeaB: MAPRTPDVAALAKGVLDGSRATLARAITLVESSRPDHQQAAQELLLEVTPKAGAAVRVGISGVPGVGKSTFIEALGTRLTAAGHRVAVLAVDPSSTRTKGSILGDKTRMAALAVDDNAFIRPSPTAGTLGGVARRTRETMVLMEAAGYDVVLVETVGVGQSEITVAGMVDTFLFLTIARTGDSLQGIKKGILELADVVAVNKADGPHERDARAAARELAGALHMMTPTSSAWTPPVLACSAQSGMGLDKVWDKVTAHRAALDEAGELATRRADQQVDWMWAMVRDRLMDRLMTDPDLKEKLPGLTRDVRDGDLTPTLAAQQILDVLR, translated from the coding sequence ATGGCTCCCCGCACCCCCGATGTCGCGGCCCTGGCCAAGGGCGTGCTCGACGGCTCCCGCGCGACCCTGGCCCGGGCGATCACCCTGGTCGAGTCCAGCCGCCCGGACCACCAGCAGGCCGCGCAGGAGCTGCTGCTCGAGGTCACGCCCAAGGCCGGCGCAGCCGTGCGGGTCGGCATCTCGGGCGTCCCCGGCGTCGGCAAGTCGACGTTCATCGAGGCCCTCGGCACCCGTCTGACCGCGGCCGGGCACCGGGTCGCCGTGCTGGCCGTCGACCCGTCCTCGACCCGGACCAAGGGTTCCATCCTGGGCGACAAGACGCGGATGGCGGCCCTGGCCGTCGACGACAACGCGTTCATCCGGCCCTCGCCGACCGCCGGCACGCTCGGCGGCGTCGCCCGGCGCACCCGGGAGACGATGGTCCTGATGGAGGCGGCCGGCTACGACGTCGTCCTCGTCGAGACGGTCGGGGTCGGGCAGTCCGAGATCACCGTCGCCGGGATGGTGGACACGTTCCTGTTCCTGACCATCGCCCGCACCGGCGACTCCCTGCAGGGCATCAAGAAGGGGATCCTGGAGCTGGCCGATGTCGTCGCGGTGAACAAGGCCGACGGCCCGCACGAGCGCGACGCCCGCGCCGCCGCCCGCGAACTGGCCGGGGCCCTGCACATGATGACCCCGACCAGCTCCGCCTGGACCCCGCCCGTGCTGGCCTGCAGCGCGCAGTCCGGGATGGGCCTGGACAAGGTGTGGGACAAGGTCACCGCGCACCGCGCCGCCCTCGACGAGGCCGGCGAGCTGGCCACCCGCCGCGCCGACCAGCAGGTCGACTGGATGTGGGCGATGGTCCGCGACCGCCTGATGGACCGGCTGATGACCGACCCGGACCTGAAGGAGAAGCTGCCCGGGCTGACCCGCGACGTCCGCGACGGCGACCTCACCCCGACCCTGGCCGCCCAGCAGATCCTCGACGTCCTGCGCTGA
- the scpA gene encoding methylmalonyl-CoA mutase, with the protein MSIPDFTGVPLASDKAPGTDWAAALGGADTPPTWEAPEGIGVKPLYVPGDVADLDFLRTYPGITPYLRGPYATMYTNQPWTVRQYAGFSTAAESNAFYRRNLAAGQKGLSIAFDLATHRGYDSDHPRVGGDVGMAGVAIDSILDMRQLFDGIPLDKMSVSMTMNGAVLPVLALYIVAAEEQGVTPDKLTGTIQNDILKEFMVRNTYIYPPQPSMQIISDIFSYTSREMPKFNSISISGYHIQEAGATADLELAYTLADGVEYLRAGIDAGMEVDKFAPRLSFFWAIGMNFFMEVAKMRAARLLWSKLVQRFEPQNPKSLSLRTHSQTSGWSLTAQDVYNNVVRTCVEAMAATQGHTQSLHTNALDEALALPTDFSARIARNTQLLLQQESGTTNVVDPWGGSYYVERLTYDLARRAWAHIDEVEKAGGMAQAIDAGIPKMRVEEAAARTQARIDSGRQPVIGMNKYVVDVDEAVDVRKVDNSTVRREQIEKLQKLRAERDDRATDDALRALTNAAEKIGEGSSRNDDQNLLALAVDAARAKATVGEISDALEKVFRRHSGQIRIISGVYSKEAGQSPAIDRARELVAEFAEHEGRQPRILVAKMGQDGHDRGQKVISTAFADIGFDVDVGPLFQTPGEVARQAVESDVHVVGASSLAAGHLTLLPELRSELAELGREDIMVVVGGVIPPGDVQELLDMGAAAVFPPGTVIAEAATDLLGKLSAALGHGSSEDGPEAGSVFAD; encoded by the coding sequence ATGAGCATCCCCGACTTCACCGGCGTCCCGCTCGCCTCGGACAAAGCGCCCGGCACCGACTGGGCCGCCGCCCTGGGCGGCGCGGACACCCCGCCGACCTGGGAGGCCCCCGAGGGGATCGGCGTCAAGCCGCTCTACGTCCCCGGTGACGTCGCCGACCTGGACTTCCTGCGCACCTACCCGGGCATCACCCCGTACCTGCGCGGGCCCTACGCCACGATGTACACCAACCAGCCGTGGACGGTGCGCCAGTACGCCGGGTTCTCCACCGCGGCCGAGTCCAACGCGTTCTACCGGCGCAACCTCGCCGCCGGGCAGAAGGGCCTGTCGATCGCGTTCGACCTGGCCACGCACCGCGGCTACGACTCCGACCACCCGCGCGTCGGCGGCGACGTCGGCATGGCGGGCGTCGCGATCGACTCGATCCTCGACATGCGCCAGCTCTTCGACGGCATCCCGCTGGACAAGATGTCGGTGTCGATGACCATGAACGGCGCCGTCCTGCCGGTGCTCGCGCTCTACATCGTCGCGGCCGAGGAGCAGGGGGTGACGCCGGACAAGCTCACGGGGACGATCCAGAACGACATCCTCAAGGAGTTCATGGTCCGCAACACCTACATCTACCCGCCGCAGCCGTCGATGCAGATCATCTCCGACATCTTCAGCTACACCTCGCGGGAGATGCCGAAGTTCAACTCGATCTCGATCTCCGGCTACCACATCCAGGAGGCGGGGGCGACCGCCGACCTGGAGCTGGCCTACACCCTGGCCGACGGCGTCGAGTACCTGCGCGCGGGCATCGACGCGGGCATGGAGGTCGACAAGTTCGCGCCGCGCCTGAGCTTCTTCTGGGCGATCGGCATGAACTTCTTCATGGAGGTCGCGAAGATGCGGGCCGCGCGCCTGCTCTGGTCGAAGCTCGTGCAGCGCTTCGAGCCGCAGAACCCGAAGTCGCTCTCGCTGCGCACGCACTCGCAGACCTCGGGCTGGTCGCTGACCGCGCAGGACGTCTACAACAACGTCGTCCGCACCTGCGTCGAGGCGATGGCCGCGACCCAGGGCCACACCCAGTCCCTGCACACCAACGCCCTCGACGAGGCGCTGGCGCTGCCGACGGACTTCTCCGCCCGGATCGCGCGCAACACCCAGCTGCTGCTGCAGCAGGAATCGGGCACCACGAACGTCGTCGACCCGTGGGGCGGCAGCTACTACGTCGAGCGCCTGACCTACGACCTGGCGCGACGCGCGTGGGCGCACATCGACGAGGTCGAGAAGGCCGGCGGGATGGCGCAGGCGATCGACGCCGGCATCCCGAAGATGCGCGTCGAGGAGGCCGCCGCCCGCACCCAGGCGCGGATCGACTCGGGCCGCCAGCCGGTGATCGGCATGAACAAGTACGTCGTCGACGTCGACGAGGCCGTCGACGTCCGCAAGGTCGACAACTCCACGGTGCGCCGCGAGCAGATCGAGAAGCTGCAGAAGCTCCGTGCCGAGCGCGACGACCGCGCCACCGACGACGCCCTGCGCGCCCTGACGAACGCCGCCGAGAAGATCGGCGAGGGCTCGTCGCGCAACGACGACCAGAACCTGCTGGCCCTGGCCGTGGACGCCGCCCGCGCGAAGGCCACCGTGGGGGAGATCTCCGACGCGCTGGAGAAGGTGTTCAGGCGGCACTCCGGGCAGATCAGGATCATCTCCGGCGTGTACTCCAAGGAGGCCGGGCAGAGCCCGGCGATCGACCGGGCCCGCGAGCTGGTGGCCGAGTTCGCCGAACACGAGGGACGCCAGCCCCGGATCCTGGTCGCGAAGATGGGCCAGGACGGCCACGACCGCGGCCAGAAGGTCATCTCGACGGCGTTCGCCGACATCGGCTTCGACGTCGACGTGGGCCCGCTGTTCCAGACCCCGGGCGAGGTCGCGCGCCAGGCCGTCGAGTCCGACGTGCACGTGGTCGGAGCCAGCTCGCTGGCCGCCGGTCACCTGACCCTTCTCCCGGAGCTGCGCTCGGAGCTGGCCGAGCTGGGTCGCGAGGACATCATGGTCGTCGTCGGCGGCGTGATCCCGCCCGGTGACGTCCAGGAGCTCCTCGACATGGGCGCCGCCGCGGTGTTCCCGCCGGGCACCGTGATCGCCGAGGCCGCGACCGACCTGCTCGGCAAGCTCTCGGCGGCGCTGGGTCACGGCTCCTCCGAGGACGGACCCGAGGCCGGGAGCGTGTTCGCCGACTGA